A genomic region of Enterococcus sp. 12C11_DIV0727 contains the following coding sequences:
- a CDS encoding LacI family DNA-binding transcriptional regulator, with protein sequence MVGIKEIAKKAGVSISTVSYALNGSPKVTEATRARIQAIADELDYVPNMAARTLKRQQTNIIGVYLADYGGSFYGELLDGIKKGLEAQNFEMIVCSGNKSHLFIPERMIDGAIVLDWTFKNKEIEQYADRGHFLVILDRLITHENVRKVLLDNRGGATLAIEKAVACQTEKLYLISGPEKSYDGQERLSASIKELERFTIDHEIIKGDFTEPSGYQAAKEIMAKEPTFPLDIFALNDEMAIGVYKYFKETPYEIGKDIRLIGFDNIDISAFIQPRLATISYSKHRWGMLAAEKIIQLITGEATEDDHIYTSFIDGSSFPKRGQ encoded by the coding sequence ATGGTAGGAATTAAAGAAATTGCAAAAAAAGCAGGGGTGTCGATTTCAACTGTTTCTTATGCATTAAATGGCAGTCCAAAAGTTACTGAAGCAACTCGAGCAAGAATCCAAGCGATTGCAGATGAATTGGACTATGTTCCTAACATGGCTGCACGAACGTTAAAAAGACAACAAACGAATATAATTGGTGTGTATCTTGCTGATTATGGCGGTAGTTTTTATGGTGAACTGTTAGATGGTATCAAAAAAGGCTTAGAAGCTCAAAATTTTGAAATGATCGTTTGTAGCGGAAATAAATCACATTTATTTATTCCTGAACGAATGATTGATGGCGCGATTGTTTTAGATTGGACTTTTAAGAATAAGGAAATTGAGCAATATGCGGATCGAGGTCATTTTTTAGTGATTTTAGATCGGTTGATTACGCATGAAAATGTGCGTAAGGTGCTACTTGACAACCGAGGCGGTGCGACTTTAGCGATTGAAAAAGCAGTTGCTTGTCAAACAGAAAAATTATACTTGATCTCTGGTCCAGAAAAGAGCTATGATGGTCAAGAACGTTTGAGTGCTAGTATCAAAGAACTAGAACGGTTTACTATTGATCATGAGATCATTAAAGGTGATTTTACCGAACCTTCAGGCTACCAAGCAGCGAAAGAAATCATGGCGAAAGAACCAACTTTTCCACTTGATATTTTCGCATTGAATGATGAAATGGCGATTGGTGTTTATAAATATTTTAAAGAAACCCCATATGAAATTGGTAAGGATATCCGCTTGATTGGGTTTGATAATATTGATATCAGCGCTTTTATCCAACCGAGATTAGCGACCATATCGTATTCTAAACACCGTTGGGGCATGTTAGCAGCAGAAAAAATCATTCAGTTGATTACAGGAGAAGCAACAGAGGATGACCATATCTATACTAGTTTTATCGATGGTTCTTCATTTCCTAAAAGAGGTCAATAA
- a CDS encoding class II fructose-bisphosphate aldolase — translation MLVTSKELFTKAQQEGFAIPAANFFDLDSARSYVSVAERMNKPLILAFAQAHMEMMSLEEAVLIGHYLAEKATVPVVLHLDHGQDEKVIKQAIDLGFTSVMIDASLDPFAENVRRSKAIAEYAHARGVVVEAEIGFVGSGVNYENHDHSDSIYTEVADAVSFVGQTQVDSLAVSIGTAHGFYKGVPKISFERLAELQKAVATPLVLHGGSSSGDDNLHRCATEGISKINIFTDFITAAIKAIEQEKPEDYFQLKIMANRAVEETLAHYYTIFATK, via the coding sequence TTGTTAGTTACATCAAAAGAACTATTTACTAAAGCGCAACAAGAGGGATTTGCTATCCCAGCGGCAAATTTTTTCGACTTAGATTCTGCTCGATCTTATGTATCAGTGGCTGAGCGGATGAATAAGCCGTTGATCTTAGCGTTTGCACAAGCGCACATGGAGATGATGTCACTTGAAGAAGCAGTGTTGATTGGTCATTATTTAGCTGAAAAAGCAACAGTGCCAGTAGTATTGCATTTGGATCATGGGCAAGATGAAAAAGTAATCAAACAAGCAATCGATCTAGGATTCACCTCTGTCATGATTGATGCGTCTCTTGATCCTTTTGCTGAAAACGTCCGACGCTCTAAAGCAATTGCAGAGTATGCTCATGCAAGAGGCGTAGTGGTTGAAGCTGAAATTGGTTTTGTAGGTTCTGGTGTCAATTATGAGAACCATGATCATAGCGATTCAATTTATACAGAAGTTGCTGATGCTGTAAGCTTTGTTGGACAGACGCAAGTTGATTCTTTAGCCGTTTCGATCGGTACCGCACATGGTTTTTATAAAGGGGTACCGAAAATCAGTTTTGAACGATTAGCAGAACTTCAAAAAGCAGTGGCAACGCCACTTGTTTTACACGGCGGTTCTTCTTCAGGAGACGATAATTTACATCGATGTGCTACTGAGGGAATCAGTAAAATCAATATATTTACTGATTTTATCACTGCTGCAATAAAGGCAATCGAACAAGAAAAGCCGGAAGACTATTTTCAATTGAAAATCATGGCAAATCGAGCTGTAGAAGAAACATTAGCGCATTACTATACCATTTTTGCGACTAAATAA
- a CDS encoding GH36-type glycosyl hydrolase domain-containing protein produces MTDQKRTIENGGTTFSFLETGDLYEILNGTIMINQLHGNRLDGSCNQLYLRVYTQNGIQTAPMIGSNAKSTFYIDEKQATWQGEFLGIAYQVEFQIAKSGNWFWQVSLTGSSQKADVIYGQDIGNATKGAVRSNEAYMSQYVDHHVSKEAGTITISSRQNQPQDGNFPVIEQGSLNSLVAFSTDGYQFFDRDYKDTNQAKALKQDFLANEVYQYEFAYVALQTEIYDIKREATTIVFYGAPIKNQRTVIEQPLVSKAAIKKEYGSLNSQNNAGQGKNSVKTLGKPIIGATITEQELHELFPKQEQIEMIDGKIASFFTKDYHHVVLKEKEVAMERAHGHILLSGTELDVEHPELSTTVYMYGLFNSQIVLGNTSMNKLMSNSRNSLNIMKQSGQRIYLKSGKQWRILTMPSAFEMGLNSATWYYKLENDILIVRTFTLCGTKEIRTEVTSQNGLQYTFAVTNQLVMNADEEEPTVNITKVDERLKVTATTDSVIHEEYPDLTYYFSLDKPFELTDERLFLSGDSEKVLTIFVIEAQAAFSMQIQANLTAAPFQVIKTTYAKENEQFLGFINGLLNHFKLTHATEAVESMNILARWYTHNMLVHYLSPHGLEQYGGAAWGTRDVSQGPTEFFLAVNKPEIVGSIIKNVYANQFNDDGNWPQWFMFDRYEKQKADESHGDVIVWPMKIVADYLAKTKNFDILEEKIPYTDRKTFLKTDETVSLFDHVKREINYIEANFLEGTYLSCYSDGDWDDTLQPYNNKLKKYMASSWTVALTYQVIKKLGHLLIEVDSAYGKHLEELAVNIKKDFEKYLLSTETIPGFVYMEDPDHVELMIHPTDKKTGIQYRLLPMTRSMIAEIVTAEQAEKHVAIIKEHLQFPDGVRLMNRPATYQGGVSTNFKRAEQSANFGREIGLQYVHAHIRFTEAMAKLGKGDETWQALTIINPIQLKDHVKNAEIRQANVYFSSSDGDFKTRYDAQAHFDQLKTGRVGVKGGWRIYSSGPGIYINQLLSNVLGIREEPQQVIFDPILPKVLDGLEMIYRLADKDVRIIFHLASQKSAVVANGQELTIEREQNPYRQGGYVVSLAELAARLDEKENQIDIFC; encoded by the coding sequence ATGACAGATCAAAAACGAACGATTGAAAATGGCGGGACAACCTTCTCGTTTTTAGAAACAGGGGATTTATACGAAATTTTAAATGGAACGATTATGATCAATCAGCTCCATGGTAATCGACTTGATGGTAGCTGTAACCAACTCTACTTAAGAGTGTATACTCAAAATGGTATTCAAACAGCACCAATGATCGGTTCAAACGCAAAAAGTACCTTTTATATCGACGAAAAACAAGCTACTTGGCAAGGAGAGTTTTTAGGGATAGCGTATCAAGTAGAGTTTCAAATTGCAAAATCTGGTAATTGGTTTTGGCAGGTGAGCTTAACTGGTTCTAGTCAAAAAGCAGATGTTATTTACGGACAAGATATTGGGAACGCCACAAAAGGGGCTGTTCGATCGAATGAAGCGTATATGTCACAATACGTGGATCATCATGTTTCAAAAGAAGCAGGTACGATTACGATCTCTTCTCGCCAAAATCAACCGCAAGACGGTAATTTTCCAGTGATTGAACAAGGAAGTCTTAATTCGTTAGTAGCATTTTCAACAGATGGGTATCAATTTTTTGATCGTGACTATAAAGATACGAATCAAGCAAAAGCCTTAAAACAAGATTTTTTGGCAAATGAAGTGTATCAATACGAGTTTGCTTATGTTGCTTTACAGACAGAAATTTATGATATAAAACGTGAGGCAACGACAATCGTTTTTTATGGCGCTCCAATTAAGAATCAACGGACAGTAATTGAACAACCGCTTGTTTCGAAAGCTGCTATAAAAAAAGAGTATGGTTCCTTGAATAGTCAAAACAATGCAGGACAAGGGAAAAATAGTGTAAAAACATTAGGGAAACCAATCATCGGAGCAACAATAACGGAACAAGAACTGCATGAGTTATTTCCTAAACAAGAGCAAATTGAAATGATCGATGGAAAAATTGCCTCTTTCTTTACGAAAGATTATCATCACGTTGTGTTAAAAGAAAAAGAAGTCGCAATGGAACGAGCACATGGTCATATTTTATTAAGCGGCACAGAATTAGATGTGGAGCATCCCGAATTAAGCACAACGGTTTACATGTATGGTTTATTCAATTCACAAATTGTTTTAGGGAATACATCAATGAATAAATTGATGAGCAATAGTCGCAACTCATTAAATATTATGAAGCAATCAGGGCAAAGAATCTACCTCAAATCAGGGAAACAGTGGCGTATATTAACGATGCCATCCGCTTTTGAGATGGGATTAAATTCTGCTACGTGGTATTATAAATTAGAGAATGATATACTTATTGTGAGAACGTTCACGCTATGTGGTACAAAAGAAATCCGTACGGAAGTAACCAGCCAAAATGGGTTACAGTACACCTTTGCGGTAACGAATCAATTGGTGATGAATGCAGATGAAGAGGAACCGACAGTCAACATAACAAAAGTGGATGAACGGCTCAAAGTGACTGCAACAACAGATTCAGTCATCCACGAAGAATACCCAGATCTAACCTATTATTTTTCACTGGATAAACCTTTTGAGTTGACTGATGAGCGTCTTTTTCTATCAGGTGATTCTGAAAAAGTTTTGACCATCTTTGTCATAGAAGCGCAAGCAGCGTTTTCGATGCAGATCCAAGCGAATCTGACAGCAGCGCCATTTCAAGTTATAAAGACTACTTATGCTAAGGAAAATGAGCAATTCTTAGGGTTTATAAATGGCTTGTTGAATCATTTTAAACTAACGCATGCCACTGAAGCGGTCGAATCAATGAATATTTTAGCTCGTTGGTATACACATAATATGTTAGTGCATTATCTTTCTCCTCATGGCTTAGAGCAATACGGAGGGGCGGCTTGGGGAACCAGAGATGTCTCTCAAGGACCAACAGAATTTTTCTTAGCTGTCAATAAACCAGAGATTGTGGGTTCAATCATAAAAAATGTCTATGCCAATCAATTTAATGATGACGGAAATTGGCCTCAGTGGTTTATGTTTGATCGTTATGAAAAACAAAAAGCCGATGAAAGCCATGGTGATGTAATTGTTTGGCCGATGAAAATCGTAGCGGATTATTTAGCTAAAACCAAAAATTTTGACATTCTAGAAGAAAAAATACCATACACTGATCGAAAAACATTCCTAAAGACGGATGAGACAGTTTCCTTGTTTGATCATGTGAAAAGGGAAATTAACTATATTGAAGCCAACTTTTTAGAAGGAACCTATCTTTCTTGTTATAGCGATGGGGATTGGGATGACACCTTACAACCATACAATAATAAATTAAAAAAATATATGGCAAGTAGTTGGACCGTGGCTTTAACGTATCAGGTAATTAAAAAATTAGGCCATTTGTTGATAGAAGTCGATAGTGCCTATGGAAAACATTTAGAAGAACTGGCTGTAAACATAAAAAAAGATTTTGAAAAGTATCTTTTATCGACTGAAACTATTCCAGGTTTTGTTTATATGGAAGATCCAGATCATGTAGAATTGATGATTCATCCAACGGATAAAAAAACAGGGATCCAATATCGTTTACTGCCAATGACCCGTAGTATGATCGCAGAAATAGTAACTGCAGAACAAGCCGAAAAGCATGTTGCAATCATTAAAGAACATTTACAGTTTCCCGACGGTGTTCGTCTAATGAACCGACCAGCTACTTACCAAGGTGGGGTGAGCACTAACTTCAAACGGGCTGAACAATCAGCGAATTTTGGGCGGGAAATCGGGTTACAATATGTTCACGCTCATATTCGCTTTACCGAAGCCATGGCAAAACTTGGAAAAGGGGATGAAACATGGCAAGCATTGACAATTATTAACCCTATTCAGCTAAAAGATCATGTGAAAAATGCGGAAATTCGCCAAGCAAATGTCTACTTTAGTAGCTCCGATGGTGATTTTAAAACGAGATACGATGCTCAAGCCCATTTTGATCAACTAAAAACGGGGCGTGTAGGTGTCAAAGGTGGTTGGCGTATTTACTCTAGTGGTCCGGGAATCTATATAAATCAATTGTTGAGTAATGTATTAGGCATTCGAGAAGAGCCGCAACAGGTGATTTTTGATCCGATTTTGCCAAAAGTATTAGATGGACTAGAAATGATTTATCGATTGGCTGATAAAGATGTACGGATTATTTTTCATTTGGCTAGTCAAAAATCAGCGGTAGTAGCAAATGGTCAAGAGCTCACTATAGAACGAGAACAAAATCCTTACCGTCAAGGCGGTTATGTTGTGTCCCTTGCAGAGCTTGCGGCTCGTTTAGATGAGAAAGAAAATCAAATAGATATTTTTTGTTAG
- a CDS encoding MarR family winged helix-turn-helix transcriptional regulator: MISNRDGLAEKVYMLGILQQKYVVARLKVLQLNSLQARSLSYISIHPGTIQRELADYLGKKQATVTNILKGLEERKLVYREIPRSNERQKNLFLTAEGEQLVRQVNIIFEQLDQKVRNGLTELEQEQLEVNLAKAKQNFD, from the coding sequence ATGATTTCAAACCGAGATGGCTTAGCAGAAAAAGTTTATATGCTAGGGATTTTACAACAAAAATACGTTGTCGCAAGATTAAAAGTACTTCAGTTAAATAGTTTACAAGCCCGTAGCCTTAGCTATATATCCATTCATCCTGGGACGATTCAACGGGAACTAGCAGATTATCTTGGTAAAAAACAAGCAACGGTTACTAATATTTTAAAAGGGTTGGAAGAGCGAAAACTAGTTTATCGTGAAATCCCAAGAAGTAATGAGCGACAGAAAAATCTCTTTCTTACAGCGGAAGGTGAGCAGTTAGTGAGGCAAGTAAATATTATTTTTGAACAGTTGGATCAGAAAGTTCGTAATGGGTTAACTGAACTAGAACAAGAGCAACTAGAGGTCAACCTAGCTAAGGCTAAACAGAATTTTGACTAG
- a CDS encoding PTS galactitol transporter subunit IIC, with product MLDALQWFVDLGAIVVLPILIFVFGMILGTKPSKAFTSALTVGVGFVGLNLVIDLLSTSLGPAAQAMVERFGLNLTTIDVGWPAAAAISYGTVLGSLVIPIGVLLNVVLIILGLTKTLNVDIWNFWHGAFIASLIYALTGNFAMGIAATVVYMMMILLFGDILGPIVKKFYGFPNITFPHGTAAPGFIFAIPMNWLFDRIPGIKNWKADPETIQKRFGIFGDSTVMGFLIGLVIGLFAGYDVAGVGQLAVKTGAVMVLMPKMVALLMEGLTPISEAANEFVKKRFPGRELYIGMDAALSVGHPAVLSSSLLLVPITILLAVILPGNTTLPFGDLATIPFLVCLMAAVFAGNIVRTVIAGSIYMVSILYITSWVAPLVTMSAKAANFDLQGNSSITALAEGGLWTTWLYIGLTKILSWGGLAIIGGIVLVGMIYVNKILPKRQAAQNK from the coding sequence ATGTTAGATGCATTACAGTGGTTTGTTGATTTAGGAGCAATTGTTGTTTTACCGATTTTGATTTTTGTTTTTGGAATGATTCTTGGTACAAAACCGAGTAAAGCATTCACGTCTGCTTTAACGGTTGGGGTTGGATTTGTTGGATTGAATCTGGTGATTGATTTATTGAGTACAAGCTTAGGTCCGGCAGCTCAAGCCATGGTGGAACGTTTTGGCTTAAATTTAACTACGATCGATGTTGGTTGGCCAGCCGCTGCCGCAATTTCATACGGAACAGTTTTAGGAAGTTTAGTGATTCCGATTGGGGTTTTATTAAACGTAGTACTGATTATTTTAGGGTTGACGAAAACATTGAATGTGGATATATGGAATTTTTGGCATGGGGCATTTATTGCTTCGTTAATTTACGCATTAACAGGAAATTTTGCAATGGGCATTGCCGCAACGGTTGTTTATATGATGATGATTTTGTTATTTGGGGATATTTTAGGACCAATCGTTAAGAAGTTCTATGGTTTTCCTAACATAACGTTTCCTCATGGTACGGCCGCTCCTGGTTTTATCTTCGCAATACCGATGAATTGGTTATTTGATCGTATTCCTGGGATTAAAAATTGGAAAGCTGATCCTGAAACAATTCAAAAGCGTTTTGGTATTTTTGGAGACTCAACTGTAATGGGCTTTTTGATTGGTTTGGTGATTGGGCTTTTTGCAGGATATGATGTTGCTGGAGTAGGACAACTAGCTGTAAAAACAGGTGCAGTAATGGTCTTGATGCCGAAAATGGTCGCATTGTTGATGGAAGGCTTAACGCCAATTTCAGAAGCCGCCAATGAGTTTGTAAAGAAACGCTTTCCAGGAAGAGAATTGTACATTGGGATGGATGCGGCTTTATCAGTAGGACATCCAGCTGTTTTATCTTCTTCTTTGCTATTAGTTCCAATTACGATTTTACTTGCAGTAATTTTACCAGGAAACACAACCTTGCCATTTGGTGATTTAGCAACGATCCCATTCTTAGTTTGTTTGATGGCAGCTGTTTTCGCCGGAAATATTGTCCGGACGGTTATTGCAGGTTCAATTTATATGGTCAGCATTTTGTATATCACTTCGTGGGTCGCACCACTGGTAACGATGTCTGCTAAAGCCGCTAACTTTGATTTACAGGGGAATTCTAGTATTACAGCACTTGCTGAAGGCGGCTTATGGACGACCTGGCTGTACATTGGCTTAACAAAAATATTAAGTTGGGGTGGTTTAGCTATCATTGGCGGAATCGTTTTAGTAGGAATGATCTATGTCAATAAAATTTTACCAAAAAGACAAGCAGCACAAAATAAATAA
- a CDS encoding PTS sugar transporter subunit IIA, with the protein MYFDSEIAEFQVEVKDRNDALRRLTEQLGAKQFITNDFLEHIIEREEKFPTGLPVHTIGVAIPHTDSEYVKKSQIAFMSLNEPVTFFEMGTNDKPVNVHMIFMLALKEPHEQLEMLQKLISMIQEQAIMERLYQCQTKAEFIQIIHHVGLA; encoded by the coding sequence ATGTATTTTGATAGTGAAATTGCTGAATTTCAGGTGGAAGTAAAAGATAGAAATGACGCTCTGCGACGTTTGACAGAGCAATTAGGAGCTAAACAGTTTATTACAAATGATTTTCTTGAACATATTATTGAAAGAGAAGAAAAATTTCCGACGGGTCTGCCTGTTCACACAATCGGTGTTGCCATACCCCACACAGATAGTGAGTATGTAAAAAAATCTCAAATTGCCTTTATGTCTTTAAATGAACCAGTTACTTTTTTTGAAATGGGCACCAATGACAAGCCAGTCAACGTTCATATGATTTTTATGTTGGCTTTAAAAGAACCTCATGAACAATTAGAAATGCTGCAAAAGTTAATTAGTATGATTCAAGAACAAGCAATCATGGAGCGCTTATATCAGTGTCAAACGAAAGCAGAATTTATTCAAATAATTCATCATGTTGGCTTAGCCTAA
- a CDS encoding magnesium transporter CorA family protein, whose protein sequence is MITEKKFADGENIWININSDQVATDSDLYKQYEIDTEIISYALDKNERARIEYDSELETFILIYNVPRKGKSNNHYEAIPMTFLIKDKRMLTITNSENMYIIQYMEKYLEKNTDVSIFNFLFSSLFIITDKFFPVIEAMDRERNHINTMLKEKTTKTNLLALSDVETGVAYFMSATKQNAVLLDQIKTNVIFQNLNDIEKEQLEDTQIEARQLVEMAQLTSQVLQQLSGTYNNILNNNLNDTMKILTILSILLTIPTIVTGFFGMNMPLPLEHNILGWVIAIGISLIGWFGLSFILRLILK, encoded by the coding sequence ATGATAACAGAGAAGAAATTCGCTGACGGTGAAAATATTTGGATCAATATTAATTCAGATCAGGTAGCAACAGATTCTGATTTATATAAACAATATGAGATTGACACTGAAATTATTTCGTATGCCCTAGATAAAAATGAACGGGCTCGTATTGAATATGATAGCGAATTAGAAACCTTTATTTTAATTTATAATGTTCCCAGGAAAGGGAAGAGTAACAATCATTACGAAGCGATCCCAATGACCTTTTTGATCAAAGATAAACGGATGTTGACCATAACCAACAGTGAAAATATGTATATTATTCAGTATATGGAGAAGTATCTAGAAAAAAATACAGACGTATCGATTTTTAATTTCCTTTTTTCTAGCTTATTTATTATTACAGATAAATTTTTCCCTGTAATCGAAGCAATGGATCGAGAGCGAAATCATATCAATACTATGCTGAAAGAGAAAACGACTAAAACAAATTTACTGGCTTTATCAGATGTTGAAACAGGAGTTGCGTACTTTATGTCCGCGACAAAGCAAAATGCCGTTTTATTGGATCAAATAAAAACGAATGTGATTTTTCAAAACCTAAATGATATTGAAAAGGAACAATTGGAAGATACACAGATTGAAGCGAGACAGTTAGTTGAAATGGCTCAGTTAACTTCCCAAGTTCTGCAGCAATTATCAGGTACTTATAATAATATTTTGAATAACAATCTAAATGATACGATGAAAATTTTGACGATTCTCTCTATTTTATTAACGATACCAACAATCGTCACTGGTTTTTTCGGGATGAATATGCCATTGCCTTTAGAACATAATATTTTAGGCTGGGTAATTGCGATTGGGATTAGTTTGATTGGTTGGTTTGGCTTGTCCTTTATTTTACGACTTATTTTAAAATAA
- a CDS encoding BglG family transcription antiterminator — protein sequence MNKLTKRENELIRLLLFQQEYQATSFFSKELSVSNKTIYNDLQNIEEYLAENDLTVNRVPRKGLYLLGSRAAKERLKGYLLQESIIILEDEVFSPAYRQLIMLSEILLFDERITYDVYAKRFLVSKQSIKKDMDEVLDYLNKSGLNKLENRSVPRFEEETRIQKVYKKYLVRYSKKYHPQAERRQNDRFPFFSEIFEPTIIQNVFGFIEKIMLHTGKTLNDYFVYSLKLSLVIFLTRLKAGHHVEEQNEFVFKDLQKMQLYMVALNFSEEMNQEMNCIFYKPDIQYLCSLLLAHGVVPGMIDLPVDEKIHQMTSALIKEMAHLLDVKVDKDEQLFHSLLAHIMPMIHRLKNDIYVRNPLKENIKKQYTTMFTLTQYASAVFEKYDNLFLNEDEVSFLTIHFQIAFEKIQLTKHVLIVCGNGLATSELIFNRIKQNLPASVIVEIASEKQLMGNPIDDVDLIIAAVPLELSGIPILHVSALPTAEEVSMIASYLSTISENEKKFTYSKEIKTVSLGRFIDRNLIFLHQEFEKKDEILTFLIEQYQDLGLVNDGFEEAILQREALGNTSIVSGVAIPHGAPETVKETRLAFMTTKKAVDWGVNQVWLIVMIAIAEKDMTIAKDLVSVLYGMIDSKERVEKIIDSKEIEELMSCLSRREC from the coding sequence ATGAACAAACTGACAAAAAGAGAAAATGAGTTGATTCGCTTACTCTTGTTTCAACAGGAGTATCAAGCAACAAGTTTTTTCAGTAAGGAATTATCAGTATCGAATAAGACGATTTATAATGACTTACAAAATATTGAAGAGTATCTTGCAGAAAATGACTTGACGGTCAATCGAGTTCCAAGAAAAGGGCTATATTTATTAGGGTCTAGAGCGGCAAAAGAACGGCTCAAAGGATATCTGTTACAAGAAAGTATCATTATTTTGGAAGATGAAGTATTTTCACCAGCGTATCGACAATTGATTATGCTATCTGAGATCCTACTTTTTGATGAAAGAATAACCTATGATGTGTATGCAAAACGATTTTTAGTTAGTAAACAATCAATCAAAAAAGACATGGACGAAGTTTTAGACTATTTAAATAAAAGTGGACTAAATAAATTAGAAAATCGTAGCGTACCTAGGTTTGAAGAGGAAACGCGCATTCAAAAAGTCTATAAAAAGTATTTGGTTCGTTATAGCAAGAAATACCACCCGCAAGCAGAGAGAAGGCAAAATGATCGTTTTCCATTTTTCTCAGAAATTTTTGAGCCAACAATTATTCAAAATGTATTCGGTTTCATTGAAAAAATAATGCTGCATACGGGGAAAACTCTGAATGATTACTTTGTTTATTCGTTAAAGTTATCCTTAGTGATCTTTTTGACTCGACTTAAAGCGGGACATCATGTAGAAGAGCAGAATGAATTTGTTTTTAAAGACTTGCAGAAAATGCAGCTTTATATGGTTGCGCTAAATTTTTCTGAAGAAATGAATCAAGAAATGAACTGCATTTTTTATAAACCAGATATTCAATATTTATGTTCATTATTATTAGCACACGGTGTTGTTCCTGGGATGATCGACCTGCCTGTCGATGAAAAGATTCACCAAATGACCAGTGCACTGATCAAAGAGATGGCCCATTTACTTGATGTAAAAGTGGATAAAGATGAACAGTTATTTCATTCGTTGCTTGCTCACATTATGCCAATGATTCATAGATTGAAAAATGATATCTATGTGCGAAACCCACTTAAAGAAAATATCAAAAAGCAGTATACAACGATGTTTACACTCACACAATACGCATCGGCTGTCTTTGAAAAATATGACAATTTATTTTTAAACGAAGATGAAGTTTCTTTTTTAACGATTCATTTTCAAATTGCCTTTGAGAAAATTCAGTTAACTAAACATGTATTGATTGTTTGTGGTAATGGTTTAGCGACATCAGAATTGATTTTTAATCGAATCAAACAGAACTTACCTGCAAGCGTTATTGTAGAAATTGCTTCAGAAAAGCAATTAATGGGTAATCCGATCGATGATGTTGATTTGATCATAGCAGCGGTTCCACTCGAGTTGTCAGGAATCCCGATTCTTCATGTTTCAGCTTTACCTACAGCTGAAGAGGTTTCAATGATCGCAAGCTATTTATCCACAATTAGCGAGAATGAAAAAAAATTTACGTATTCAAAAGAAATAAAAACGGTTTCTTTAGGGCGATTTATTGACCGGAATTTAATCTTCTTACATCAGGAGTTTGAGAAAAAAGATGAAATTTTAACCTTTTTAATTGAGCAATACCAAGATTTAGGATTAGTGAATGATGGGTTTGAAGAAGCTATTTTACAAAGAGAAGCGCTTGGTAATACTAGTATTGTCAGTGGTGTAGCAATTCCTCATGGAGCACCAGAGACGGTTAAAGAAACACGACTAGCTTTTATGACGACTAAAAAAGCTGTTGATTGGGGCGTAAATCAGGTTTGGTTGATTGTCATGATTGCTATTGCTGAAAAAGATATGACGATCGCTAAAGACTTAGTTTCTGTTTTATATGGCATGATAGATTCTAAAGAGAGAGTTGAAAAAATTATCGACAGTAAAGAGATCGAAGAATTAATGAGTTGTTTGAGCAGGAGGGAATGTTGA
- a CDS encoding PTS sugar transporter subunit IIB, which yields MKKMLIMCGTGVATSTIVTNKVKEWLKTKGYENEVKLYQSKVADEMNRIDDYDIIVSTTVVPDKIKDKIIMGLPLLTGMGAEEMYQEIEAKIKE from the coding sequence ATGAAAAAAATGTTGATCATGTGTGGCACAGGAGTTGCAACATCGACAATCGTAACCAATAAAGTCAAAGAATGGTTAAAAACCAAAGGATATGAAAACGAGGTTAAACTCTATCAGTCAAAAGTAGCGGATGAAATGAACCGTATCGATGATTATGACATTATCGTCAGTACAACAGTAGTACCAGATAAAATCAAAGACAAAATCATCATGGGGTTACCCTTGCTGACTGGAATGGGCGCAGAAGAAATGTATCAAGAAATCGAAGCTAAAATCAAGGAATAG